GGCTTCGGGGCTCAGCTAGCCCGCCCTTCCTCTTACTCCAGGGGATAAGCTGAGGCTCGGCTGGGGAACGGACTTGCCCAGGACCACACGGGGAGTGAGCAGCAGAGCTGCGTTCACCTAGGACTCCCTGTCCAGTGCTCCTGCCGCACGACCTCGACCTGGCCTCCTTGTAGCATCCCAGGCTCTAAGGCGAGGGTGACAGCTGGCCCCTGTCCCCCACGCCCTGCCCCGGAGCCTCCGGCCCAGGCTCCCAGTCCTCTGGCCTCTCACTATTCTGAGCCTGGCCTGGAACAGACTCTTTTTTGTCTAGGTCAGCTAATAGgatgcagtttttttaaaaaatgtttctgcaTTAGAAACATAACCATACTATAGAAAACTGAAaattgagaaaaggaaaacaactgaccCCTACCTAGCACTGCCGCATCTCGGGGGGTTCTCTCCCCATCCGGTTTCCTGCTCCATGATGACCACACTGCACACTTCTCTCCACCCCAGAGAGACAGCAGAATCACTGAATAGATAAATTCTAGCCCCGGCTCGCCCTTGTACATTTCCTCCGCCCTCGGGGCTGTGACAGGGGGCCTGTTGTCCCCACCGAGGAGGCAGTCGGCCTCTCTGGCAGCTCGGTTTCCGCCCCTCCGGGGCTCACTGTCTGTCCCTTGGACGCAAAGACTTTTTGTCCCTGAAAATTTGATAGGAAGACATCCAGGCTGGTGTAGTGATGTGTTAACAGACAGATGGGAACGTAAATTTAACTTGTGGACATACCCTTTTCTATCGGACTCTTAAAATGTAACATTATGTCATGAGGACTTCACAGGGCCATTACACAGTGTTTGCAACCATCCTTTCCCATGGCCACTTATACTCCCAAGAGACGGTGAGCATCTCCACTAATTCCTCCATACCCAGCCTTGTGCTTAGATGTTGGAGCCAAAAGCCACAACAGATGCCCTCCCGGCCTCGTGGTGCTGCCACGGTTCCTAAACCACTTTCCAGTCATGGAGCTTTCATTCTTTCCAATGTGCCATTATTATCAAGAACCCCGGATGGAACATCTTCTGAGGACGGtcctttaaaacaatttttactaAAACAGAGGAGGGGAAATGACCAGCCCACAGGCATGGATTCCAGACTTCCAGTTTCAGGAGCAGACTAACAGTTGGGTTGGCTGGAGCGGCCTTAGGGAATGTGCTCTGAGCTCACACTGCAATCATGGGTTGTATTGAAGGCGTGTCACAGAGGATTCCCTTCAAGTGAGTTAATCCGTAACAATGTGTCCACAAGTCAGGGAAAGTAACTCACCTAAGGTCACCCAGGTAGCTACAGGGAGGAGCTGAGATGATGTCAAAGTCTGTGCGTCACCCACTGGCAACACTGGCCCTAGTCATGGCCCCGGAAGGGGTTGCAATAATAGCGatagaaataacaacaacaacaataatagtaatatcaTAATAATAGTCGCTGCTGCTACTGTGTGGGCTAAGgactatgctaagtgctttacatgggTTATTCTTTAACCAACTTGTTTACTGAAATACAGGGACACACAGAAAACTACACAGTTCATATGCCCACAGGTGGGTGAAATTTCTCAGAGTGGATACACCTGCGCTTCAGCCCCCCAGACTCAGAAAACAGATCCCCTGTCCCCAGAAGCCCCCTCAGACCCCTCCCAGCCATCACCCGCTTCCTAAGAGATAGCCACTTGCTTGACCTCGAACTCTGtagattagttttgtctgtttctgAACTTTATAAAGACGGAATCCTACCACActtatgtaaaatattatttagtcATTTGAAGGAACAATAGTGGCCGACCTCATGTCACTTCCTGCCTGTCAGGATCTATTCTAAATTCTTCATTCGTATTATCTAACCCTCTCAACAATGGCAGGGAACGGGTGCTGTCACCACGGTCATCCTCATTTTGCAAAGGAGGAGCCCAGGCAGAGGGTTCCAGGCCCAGAGCTCactggtggcagagccaggatttgaacccaggccatctggCACCGGAGGCCACACTCGGAACCCCACCCTAATGAGGCACCCTtatcagctccattttacagaagaggagactgaggctccgaGAGGTTAAACCGCTTAACCAAGTCCTACACGTCTGGGTGGTGCATCTCCCCCGCAGTCCGCTCTGTGACACTCTCCCTCCCTCGTCCTTCCCCGCAGAGGTCTTCGCAACAGCCGGGCCACGGCCGGGGACATGGCCCACTACTACAGCGACTACGTGATCAAGAAGGGCCTGAGCCACAATTTCGTGTCTGGCGCCGTGGTCACGGCCGTGGAGCGGGGGACGCCCGAGCCCAGCGGCCCCGGGGCCCGGGACCCCAGCCCCCTCTTCCAGGTGAACGGCTTCGTGACCGCCGAGGACCGGAGCCAGCAGCCCTTCTCCCTATGCGCCCGCAACGTGGTCTTGGCCACTGGCACGTCTGACAGCCCAGCCCGGCTGGGCATCCCCGGGGAGGCCCTGCCCTTCGTCCATCATGATCTGTCGGCCCTGGAGGCAGCCACGCGGGCAGGCACCATGTCCCCAGCCTCAGACCCCGTCCTCATCATCGGGGCGGGACTGTCGGCGGCCGACGCGGTCCTCTACGCCCGCCACTACAACATCCCTGTGATCCACGCCTTCCGCCGGTCCGTGGACGACCCCGGCCTGGTGTTCAACCAGCTGCCCAAGATGCTGTACCCTGAGTACCACAAGGTGCACCAGATGATGCGGGAGCAGTCCATCCTGTCGCCCAGCCCCTACGAGGGCTACCGGAGCCTCCCTGAGCACCAGCTGCTGCTCTTCAAGGAGGACCGCCAGGCTGTGTTCCGGGACCCCCAGGGCCTCCAGAAGGTCTTTGGCATTGCCCTGGTGCTGGTCCTCATCGGCTCCCACCCTGATCTGTCCTTCCTCCCGGGGGCAGGCGCTGACCTCGCCATGGACCCCAACCAGCCACTGAGCGCCAAGAGGAACCCCATTGACGTGGACCCCTTCACCTACCAGAGCATCCACCAGGAGGGCCTGTACGCCGTGGGGCCACTGGCCGGGGACAACTTTGTGAGGTTTGTGCAGGGCGGGGCCCTGGCTGTGGCCAGCTCCCTGCTGAGGAAGGAGGCCAGGAAGCCGCCCTAGCACCTGGCCTGGCATCCTTGCACCCAGGCCCTAAAGAGGAGGGGAGAGCACCATGGCCCTGCTGGATGCAGAGCCCATCCCAAGATGCCCCAGTGATGGAAGGGGGCCTCTCCTGGCAGGAGACAGGAGCGGCCACGAGCCCATGCAACAGCCCTCTCAGGTGAAGAGTGAGAAACCCAGGCTGCCAGGACTCAGACCAGGGTGGAAACAGTGACCACAGGACAGGGTAGGCCCAGACCTGTAATTGGGGGTGAAAGCTGCTGGTGTGAGCTGGGAGCACCGGGACCAGCTGAGCACCGAGCCAGCAGGACCCCAGGCCCTGCTCTTTCCAGAATTGGGTCCCAAATAAAACCAGCGCCTGCCTGCACTCCTGTGTCTGAGGACTCTGTGCTTGGGGAGGGGGCCAGGTGCCCAGGACCTGCTCTGGGAGCTggggagtgggggcggggggagaaggACAGGGCCTAGTGGGAGAAGGTCCTTGGGCTGGGGGGTTGGGAGTCAATGGATGGTGCCCCAAGAGGAAGGGCAGCTTAGTGAGAGCAGAGGAGACAGCAGCTGTGTTTGAGGAATGGGTGCTGGCGAGGCTTTCCTGCTCCGCCCACCCCTCCAGTCTAGTCCCaccctctcccactctccctccagCCACACTGTCTCCTTTCAGTCTGTCCTGCATGTTCCCCACACTTgcacctgccacagggcctttgcacaggatAGTCTCTAGCAGAGGGCACTTTCCCCTCCTCTCTTAACTCGTCTTCCTTCCACTCTCAGAGCATAAGGATCATTTCCTGTAGGAAGCCTCTTCTGACACATGCCCCTCTGTGGCCTTAAGGCAAATTCCCCTCTCGTGGCCCAAGGTGCCACCGCTTCATAATAGTTCAGTTTTAATTGTTCATTCATCCGTGTAATCATTCCAGTATCTGGCTCCGCCCACTTGGATGTAAGCTCCAGGAGGCCAAGGAAATCTTCTGTTTTCCCTGTCCTTGGAACCCAGTGCCAGCACCAGGCCTAGCACCTAGCAGGTGCTTGTTTAATTCTTTGGGtcggtgggtggatggatgcggggagggaggggaagagggtgtTCCGGGGTGAAGACTGGTTCTGGGCGTTGTTTAACGGGCGGGTGAGGTCTCACCGGGCGTGCAccgggaggaagggaagagtgggTACCAGCGGAGTGGTGGGGGAGACCCCCGTGCGTGGGCGCTGATACCCGGAGCCGGAGCCGGCAGAGGGCGCTCCGGGCTCGCCGGACACCGCGCTCCGGCCCCTGCGGCGGTGCcaaggcggggcggggcggggcaccTTCCGGAGAGAGGACAGCGGGAGACTTTCGGAGGGGGGCAGCCCCCAGGGACGCACCCCTGCAGCCAGAGCCCCCCCCAGGACCCCGCGCCTGTTGGGTAGCGCCCTGCCGCCGCGCCCGGCCGCGGGGGGTGGGGGCTGTGGCCACGGGGCACGTGGCTCGGGGTCCGGGCGGAgcggccccctccccccactcccgtCCCCCGGCGCCGGCCGTCCCCTCGCGGCCGCGGCCgcgggggcagagggagggagggagggcggggcgCGCGGGCGGCGCCGGGGAGGGGGTCGTGCGGGGGCGGTCCGCGGGCCGGGCGGGGGTCGGCGGGCTTCCGGGCGGTGGCGGCAGCGGGCGCGGCGCGATGTGCGAGCGGGCGGCGCGCCTGTGCAGGGCCGGCGCGCACAGGCTGCTCCGGGAGCCGCCGCCGCAGGGCCGGGCGCTGGGCGGGCTGCTGCGCTGGGTGGGCGCCAGGATGGGCGAGCCCCGGGCGCCGCTGGCCCCCGCCGTCCCCGCCGCGGACCCCGGCCCCAGCC
Above is a window of Balaenoptera ricei isolate mBalRic1 chromosome 19, mBalRic1.hap2, whole genome shotgun sequence DNA encoding:
- the OSGIN1 gene encoding oxidative stress-induced growth inhibitor 1 isoform X1 yields the protein MSNGWKDHLGASGSEPLPVIIIGNGPSGICLSYLLSGYSPYVKPDAIHPHPVLQRKLTEAPGVSIVDQDLDYLSEGLEGRCQSPVALLFDALLRPDTDFGGNVESVLTWKHQKERAIPHLVLGRNLPGGAWHSIEGSMVTLSQGDWMGLPDLQVKDWICRKRRGLRNSRATAGDMAHYYSDYVIKKGLSHNFVSGAVVTAVERGTPEPSGPGARDPSPLFQVNGFVTAEDRSQQPFSLCARNVVLATGTSDSPARLGIPGEALPFVHHDLSALEAATRAGTMSPASDPVLIIGAGLSAADAVLYARHYNIPVIHAFRRSVDDPGLVFNQLPKMLYPEYHKVHQMMREQSILSPSPYEGYRSLPEHQLLLFKEDRQAVFRDPQGLQKVFGIALVLVLIGSHPDLSFLPGAGADLAMDPNQPLSAKRNPIDVDPFTYQSIHQEGLYAVGPLAGDNFVRFVQGGALAVASSLLRKEARKPP
- the OSGIN1 gene encoding oxidative stress-induced growth inhibitor 1 isoform X2: MPSTRTPCCRGSSPRRQGSPSWTRTWITCPKALKAGAKALWPCCLMPSCAQTQTLGATWSLSSPGSTRRSEPSPTWSWAGTCQGGPGIGLRNSRATAGDMAHYYSDYVIKKGLSHNFVSGAVVTAVERGTPEPSGPGARDPSPLFQVNGFVTAEDRSQQPFSLCARNVVLATGTSDSPARLGIPGEALPFVHHDLSALEAATRAGTMSPASDPVLIIGAGLSAADAVLYARHYNIPVIHAFRRSVDDPGLVFNQLPKMLYPEYHKVHQMMREQSILSPSPYEGYRSLPEHQLLLFKEDRQAVFRDPQGLQKVFGIALVLVLIGSHPDLSFLPGAGADLAMDPNQPLSAKRNPIDVDPFTYQSIHQEGLYAVGPLAGDNFVRFVQGGALAVASSLLRKEARKPP